A single Micromonospora sp. CCTCC AA 2012012 DNA region contains:
- a CDS encoding NAD-dependent protein deacetylase, translating into MTDTFDALTDLVAPGGVVVLSGAGLSTESGIPDYRGPSGAARRHTPMTFQAFTRDGDARRRYWARSHLGWRMIARAAPNDGHRAVARLQAAGLVTGVITQNVDGLHQAAGSAGVVELHGRLDEVVCLDCGNLTSREELDRRLREANPGFDAQVAVVNPDGDVELPDEAVAGFRPVDCGICGTGMLKPDVVFFGETVPAARVAECFTLVEQARALLVLGSSLTVMSGRRFVIRAAKQGIPVAIVNQGATRGDGHATLTLDVPLGRTLSALADRVAAAVPSPGRGGDVSAAVVEPAAV; encoded by the coding sequence GTGACGGACACCTTCGACGCGTTGACGGACCTGGTGGCGCCGGGCGGGGTGGTGGTGCTCAGCGGGGCCGGGTTGTCCACCGAGTCGGGCATCCCGGACTACCGGGGGCCCAGCGGCGCGGCCCGCCGGCACACCCCGATGACGTTCCAGGCGTTCACCCGGGACGGGGACGCGCGGCGGCGGTACTGGGCGCGCAGCCACCTGGGGTGGCGAATGATCGCCCGGGCGGCGCCGAACGACGGGCACCGGGCGGTGGCGCGGTTGCAGGCCGCCGGTCTGGTCACCGGGGTGATCACGCAGAACGTCGACGGTCTGCACCAGGCGGCGGGCAGCGCCGGGGTGGTCGAGTTGCACGGCCGCCTGGACGAGGTGGTCTGCCTGGACTGCGGGAACCTGACGTCGCGGGAGGAGCTGGACCGGCGGTTGCGGGAGGCCAATCCGGGGTTCGACGCGCAGGTGGCGGTGGTGAACCCGGACGGTGACGTGGAGCTGCCCGACGAGGCGGTGGCCGGGTTCCGTCCGGTGGACTGCGGGATCTGCGGGACGGGCATGCTGAAACCGGACGTGGTGTTCTTCGGTGAGACGGTGCCGGCGGCCCGGGTGGCGGAGTGTTTCACGCTGGTGGAGCAGGCGCGGGCGCTACTGGTGCTTGGGTCGTCGTTGACGGTGATGTCGGGTCGCCGGTTCGTCATCCGCGCCGCGAAGCAGGGCATCCCGGTGGCGATCGTGAACCAGGGGGCGACCCGCGGCGACGGGCACGCCACCCTCACCCTGGACGTGCCGCTGGGGCGGACGCTGTCGGCGCTGGCCGACCGGGTCGCCGCGGCGGTCCCGTCGCCGGGGCGCGGCGGGGACGTGTCGGCGGCGGTGGTGGAGCCGGCGGCGGTGTAG